In the genome of Arabidopsis thaliana chromosome 4, partial sequence, the window TACCACATTTTCATTGTTTATCACTAATTGCTTACATTCATTATTAGGTAAGTGATGATGAGTGTTGAATCTTGAAGTTTtaggagatagagagaaaggtTTAGGATTGTTTTGATCTGTTTTGGAAAATGGGGGAGACTAGGAGGCACTCTGTTGATGTTCCCATCACAAGAACACTTGTTGCTCTTAGAAGGGTTCGGTCACTGAGAGATCCATGTACTACTTCAATGAGCAAGTTTGCTTCTTTGCTTGACAATGTCAAATGGGAAACTGGTTCCAACAATGGGATCTCACTTCAGTTTGTGGAACATGCTGATGATGCTTGTAAGGCTGCTGCTGATGCTCCTGTGGGTTTGATTCCTTTTGGTTCATACTCTATAATGGAGGAGCTTGAGAGTGGTTGTGATCTTCACAAGTTGAGTAGCAAGGTGATAAATGTTGAAGGAGACGCCTGCTCTAGGAGTAGTGAAAGATCTTGCAGTGATTTATCGGTTAAAGGTAGGGACTTAGCATGTAATGCGCCTTCAATCAGTCATGTTGAGGAGGCTGGTTCAGGGGGAAGATATAGAACTCATTATTCCACTAAGTTAGCTAGCTCGGTTGGTGAATATGGAAGCCGTTTAGGTAGTCCGATGAACTCAACAAATCATAGTTATTATGGAGATGaagatgttgattttgatAGTCAATCTAACCGTGGTTGCGGGATAACGTATTGCTGGTCAAGAACGCCGAGGTACAGAGGATCAAACCAATCCTCAGATGTAGAAGAGTATCCTTTACTACCTGGAAATGGAAATGGTGAGAGTGATGTGGTGACACCGAGTCATGAAGTGTTGTCGAGGAGTTTGAGTCAGAAATTCAGGCCAAAATCTTTTGATGAGCTAGTTGGACAAGAAGTTGTGGTGAAATGTCTCTTGAGCACCATATTAAGAGGAAGGATTACTTCTGTATACCTTTTTCATGGTCCTCGTGGGACTGGTAAAACATCAACGTCTAAGATATTTGCTGCTGCTTTAAACTGCCTTTCACAGGCTGCACATAGTAGACCATGTGGCTTGTGTAGTGAATGCAAATCATACTTCTCAGGAAGAGGCAGGGACGTAATGGAAACCGATTCGGGTAAACTAAACCGACCTAGCTACCTAAGATCTCTCATCAAGAGTGCATCTCTTCCTCCTGTTTCATCaagatttaaggtttttaTAATCGATGAGTGTCAGTTATTATGTCAAGAAACTTGGGGTACTCTTTTGAACAGTTTGGACAATTTCTCTCAGCATTCGGTTTTTATACTGGTTACATCAGAGCTAGAGAAGTTACCGCGTAACGTTCTCTCACGGTCTCAGAAATATCATTTCTCTAAAGTATGTGATGCGGATATATCAACTAAGCTGGCTAAGATTTGTATTGAAGAAGGCATTGATTTTGATCAAGGGGCAGTTGATTTCATTGCTTCTAAATCTGATGGTTCACTTCGGGATGCTGAGATAATGCTTGATCAGTTAAGTTTGCTCGGTAAAAGAATAACAACATCTTTGGCCTACAAGCTTGTAAGTTTACActtctttcttcatatttGTCTTGGAAACATTAGATAGTTTAGAAGTGAAAGATCAACATTTCTTTGATTCTGCAGATTGGGGTTGTTTCTGATGATGAATTGCTTGATCTGCTTGATCTTGCCATGTCTTCTGATACTTCAAACACGGTTATAAGGGCGAGGGAACTTATGAGATCCAAAATAGATCCAATGCAGCTTATTTCACAGCTAGCTAATGTCATTATGGACATCATTGCTGGAAACTCTCAAGAAAGTAGTTCAGCAACCAGACTTCGGTTTCTTACAAGGCATACATGTAAGCACCCCAGTGATGATTACTTTGAATATCAGCTTCAAATTAAAACCTGATCTCACTCTTTATCATATACTGTTCTACTATATAtagctgaagaagaaatgcAGAAATTGAGAAATGCATTGAAGATACTATCTGATGCTGAGAAACACTTGAGAGCATCGAAAAACCAGACAACTTGGCTCACTGTGGCACTTTTGCAACTTAGTAACACCGACTCATCATCTTTTGCAACAgatgaaaatggaagaaaccaaataaacaaaggTCCTAATTCATAAATTCTCGTTTCCTTTATTTCATGCTTCTTTTTCGTGTTGTCTTGGTTACTAACTATATATAACTTACCCTTGGTCATGTATCTAGACGTTGAGCTCTCCAGCACATCATCAGGTTGTCCTGGTGATGTTATTAAATCAGATGCCGAGAAGGGTCAAGAGAGAAACTGTAATGAAACAGTTGAATCTGTGTGGAAAACGGTTACAGATTTGTGTTGTTCTGATTCACTAAAGAGATTTCTGTGGAAACGAGGAAGGTTGACTTCACTTACTGTTGACAAAGGTAACTTATATTTCCCAAAGATGGTCTGAAAGTTTTACTTTGGCTTGTGTCTCAGATAAGTAAATgcatattcttttttcttttcaggtGTGGCAATAGCTGAGTTAGAATTCTACACACCTCAACATGTAGCAAGAGCCGAGAAATCATGGAAATTGATTGCAGACTCGTTCCAATCTGTGTTAGGAT includes:
- a CDS encoding AAA-type ATPase family protein, whose product is MGETRRHSVDVPITRTLVALRRVRSLRDPCTTSMSKFASLLDNVKWETGSNNGISLQFVEHADDACKAAADAPVGLIPFGSYSIMEELESGCDLHKLSSKVINVEGDACSRSSERSCSDLSVKGRDLACNAPSISHVEEAGSGGRYRTHYSTKLASSVGEYGSRLGSPMNSTNHSYYGDEDVDFDSQSNRGCGITYCWSRTPRYRGSNQSSDVEEYPLLPGNGNGESDVVTPSHEVLSRSLSQKFRPKSFDELVGQEVVVKCLLSTILRGRITSVYLFHGPRGTGKTSTSKIFAAALNCLSQAAHSRPCGLCSECKSYFSGRGRDVMETDSGKLNRPSYLRSLIKSASLPPVSSRFKVFIIDECQLLCQETWGTLLNSLDNFSQHSVFILVTSELEKLPRNVLSRSQKYHFSKVCDADISTKLAKICIEEGIDFDQGAVDFIASKSDGSLRDAEIMLDQLSLLGKRITTSLAYKLIGVVSDDELLDLLDLAMSSDTSNTVIRARELMRSKIDPMQLISQLANVIMDIIAGNSQESSSATRLRFLTRHTSEEEMQKLRNALKILSDAEKHLRASKNQTTWLTVALLQLSNTDSSSFATDENGRNQINKDVELSSTSSGCPGDVIKSDAEKGQERNCNETVESVWKTVTDLCCSDSLKRFLWKRGRLTSLTVDKGVAIAELEFYTPQHVARAEKSWKLIADSFQSVLGCNVEIQMNLVISACSPPKSAKAAASLFFGLFSCSRRMLHKSYLTTRTDSDCASEKPAVTNSLRSCQGNVLRARSVRSSANASSRMSCSSDQGDATSAMCTPHIPPGEKR
- a CDS encoding AAA-type ATPase family protein (AAA-type ATPase family protein; FUNCTIONS IN: DNA-directed DNA polymerase activity, DNA binding, ATP binding; INVOLVED IN: DNA replication; LOCATED IN: DNA polymerase III complex; EXPRESSED IN: 20 plant structures; EXPRESSED DURING: 9 growth stages; CONTAINS InterPro DOMAIN/s: ATPase, AAA-type, core (InterPro:IPR003959), DNA polymerase III, clamp loader complex, gamma/delta/delta subunit, C-terminal (InterPro:IPR008921), DNA polymerase III, subunit gamma/ tau (InterPro:IPR012763); BEST Arabidopsis thaliana protein match is: AAA-type ATPase family protein (TAIR:AT1G14460.1); Has 30201 Blast hits to 17322 proteins in 780 species: Archae - 12; Bacteria - 1396; Metazoa - 17338; Fungi - 3422; Plants - 5037; Viruses - 0; Other Eukaryotes - 2996 (source: NCBI BLink).), which codes for MGETRRHSVDVPITRTLVALRRVRSLRDPCTTSMSKFASLLDNVKWETGSNNGISLQFVEHADDACKAAADAPVGLIPFGSYSIMEELESGCDLHKLSSKVINVEGDACSRSSERSCSDLSVKGRDLACNAPSISHVEEAGSGGRYRTHYSTKLASSVGEYGSRLGSPMNSTNHSYYGDEDVDFDSQSNRGCGITYCWSRTPRYRGSNQSSDVEEYPLLPGNGNGESDVVTPSHEVLSRSLSQKFRPKSFDELVGQEVVVKCLLSTILRGRITSVYLFHGPRGTGKTSTSKIFAAALNCLSQAAHSRPCGLCSECKSYFSGRGRDVMETDSGKLNRPSYLRSLIKSASLPPVSSRFKVFIIDECQLLCQETWGTLLNSLDNFSQHSVFILVTSELEKLPRNVLSRSQKYHFSKVCDADISTKLAKICIEEGIDFDQGAVDFIASKSDGSLRDAEIMLDQLSLLGKRITTSLAYKLIGVVSDDELLDLLDLAMSSDTSNTVIRARELMRSKIDPMQLISQLANVIMDIIAGNSQESSSATRLRFLTRHTSEEEMQKLRNALKILSDAEKHLRASKNQTTWLTVALLQLSNTDSSSFATDENGRNQINKDVELSSTSSGCPGDVIKSDAEKGQERNCNETVESVWKTVTDLCCSDSLKRFLWKRGRLTSLTVDKGVAIAELEFYTPQHVARAEKSWKLIADSFQSVLGCNVEIQMNLVISACSPPKSAKAAASLFFGLFSCSRRMLHKSYLTTRTDSDCASEKPAVTNSLRSCQGNVLRARSVRSSANASSRMSCSSDQGDATSAMCTPHIPPGEKRPEDDTDVLCWKKTPLGKGQSETQNSKSSRLIGRVLPCSTAAN